The sequence CGACCTGTCGGGGGTCATCTCCACGTCGGGCACGTAGCGGACCCGGCCGGCCTTCACCTCGAACAGGTCGGCCACGTCCGAGCTGACGTGGATGTCGACCACGCATCCGGCCGGTTCGTCGGACAGGTTGCGCAGGGTCAGGTCCTCGCGGAGGCCGCCCCCGACGTAGCGGTCCCTGATCACCAGCAGGCTGCTCTCCGCCCGCCCCGGCCGCGGCCCCGCCCGGCCGACGAACGTCGCGTGGTACGGCTCGCCCGTGAGCACCCGGAGAGCCTCCACCGGCGCGTCGTCCACCCTCAGCTCCCAGCGCGACAGCAGCCGGGTGTCGGCATGGTAGACGCCCTGCGCCCCTCCTGGCACGATGTCGCCACCGCGCGCGCACACGCAGAAGGACCCGCCCTCCACCAGGGTCACCGTGGTGTCGCCCAGTGCTCCGGGCTGGCCTTCGAACGTCCATCCGTCCACTGTCGTCTCCGGGCTGTCAGTCAGGTCTCGGCTCTGTAGCCATTCCCATCTCAGCGGGGAGAAGAACGCCTCAGGGCGGGCGGAATGCCCACATAGATCGACAAAGTCGCTGGTCACAGCCTCGCAGCGGCAGGAGGGGGGCACTCGGAGAAGACCGGAGGGGGCTCACTCGGGGAAGAACAGCACCGGCCCCTCGACCGTGACGCCCACGCGGTCGCCGGGGCGGTGCGGCACGTCGCCGCGCGTACGGGCCCGGATCATGGTCCCCGGCTCCAGCGCGACCGTGATCGCGGCGTCGTGCCCGAAGAACTCCACCCGCTCGACCAGCCCGCCGACGCCCTCCCCCGGCTCGCGGAGCACGAACTGCTCGGGCCGGAGCGCGACCCGGCCCTTCCCCGCGACCCCGTTGGCCCGCTGCGGCAGGTCGCCGAGCACGCAGGAGGCGACGCCGTGGTCGGCGGTGGCGGCGAGCACCACCGCCTCCCCCACGAACGTGGCCACGCCCAGGTCTCGCGGGGCCGCGTAGACCGAGGCGGGGGTGCCCTCCTGGACGATCCGGCCCTCGCGCATGACCGCGACGGTGTCGGCCATGGACAGCGCCTCCTCCTGGTCGTGCGTGACGAGCACCGCGGTCGCCCCGGCCCGTTTCAGCGCCGCCCGCACCTCGTCGCGGACGCTCACCCGGAGCGAGCGGTCCAGGGCGTTGAACGGCTCGTCCAGCAGGACCACGCCCGGGTGCGGGGCGAGGGCGCGGGCGAGGGCCACCCGCTGCTGCTGGCCGCCGGAGATCTGGTGCGGCATGCGGTCGCCGAACCCGGCCAGGCCGACCAGCTCCAGGCACTCCTCGACACGTTCGGAGGACCCGCGCGGCAGCCCGAAGCCGACGTTGCGCGCCACCGACAGGTGCGGGAAGAGCGCCGCCTCCTGCGGCACGATCCCGACCTTGCGCCGCTCGGGCGGCAGCCCGGACACCTCGCGCTCGCCGATCGCCACCGACCCCGAGTCGAGGCTCTCGAAACCCGCGACGATGCGCAGCAGCGTGGTCTTGCCGCAGCCGGACGGGCCGAGCACCGCGGCGAGGTCGCCCTCCTCCACGGTCAGCGACGCGCCGCGCAGCACCTGCGTGCCGCCGAAGGCCTTGGTCACGTCCGTGACGGTCAGTCTCAAGACGTCTCCTTGAGGGATCGGCGGCCCAGGAGGAAACCGGGGACGGCCGCCAGAAGCATGAGCAGGGCGGCGTACGGCGCGGCGGCGGCGTAGGCGCCCGAACCGGTCTCCGCCCACAGCTGGGTCGCGAGGGTCTCCATGCCGGTCGGCCGGAGCAGCAGGGTGGCGGGCAGTTCCTTCATCGCGGTGAGGAACACCAGAGCGGCCCCCGCGAGCACGCCGGGCAGGGCGAGCGGGAGGGTGACGGCGCGGACGGCCTGCAGCGGGGTGCGGCCCAGCGACCGGGCGACCTCCTCCAGCACCGGCGGCGACTGGAGGACCGAGGCCCGCACCGCGCCGACCGCGGCGGGCATGAACAGCACGGCGTAGGCGACCACCAGCAGCGGGGAGCGCTGGTAGACGGCCGGGACGTAGCGCACGGCGAAGAACACCAACGACAGCGCCATGACGATGCCGGGCAGCGAATGCCCCACGTAGGTGGACTGCTCCAGGAAGGTCGCCGTACGGCCGCGGTAACGCGCCGCGATGATCCCGACCGGTACGGCCAGCGCCGTGGTGAGCAGCGCGCCCGCCGCCGCGACGCCCAGCGTGGCGCCCACCGCCCCGGACAGCTCTCCCAGGTCGACCCTGGCCGAGGAGCCGTTGAGCAGCCAGTAGCCGATGCCGGCCAGGGGGAAGCCGACCGCGAGGCCGGCGAGCGCGGTGGCCCAGGCCAGCGCGAACGCCCTGGTCCCTGCGCGCAGCCGGATGACCGGGGGCCTGCGCGCCGGGTTGCCCCGCATGGCGTAGGAGGCCCTGCCCCGGCTGCGGGACTCCGCCACCACGATCAGGAGTGTGATCAGCACCAGCAGCAGCCCGAGCACCGCCGCCGGGGTGCGGTTGAAGCCCGCCCGGTAGGAGGTGTAGATCTGCGTGGTGAACACGTCGAAGCGCATGATCGCCACCGCACCGAACTCGGCGAGCACGTACATCGCGACCAGTAGCGCCCCCGCCGCGGCCGAGGGCCGTAGCTGGCGGAGGACGACGCCGGACCGGCCGCGCCCCAGGGAGAGCGCGACCTCCTCCGTCGCCGGATCCATCCTGCTGAGCGCGGCGGCCACCGGAAGGTAGACGTAGGGGTAGCTGCAGAGCGTGAGCACCAGCACCGACCCGGTGAAACCCTCCAGGTCGACCGCGGCCACCCACGTGTAGGCGGCGACGTAGGACGGCACGGCGAGCGGCAGCGCGGCCAGGATGCCGAAGAAGCCGCGTCCCGGCAGGTCGCTCCTGATCACCAGCCAGGCCAGCGAGATCCCGATGGCCACGCACAGCGCGGTCACCACGGCCGCCAGTCCCAGGCTGCGCAGGGCCAGCTCCAGCGTCCTGGCCCGCAGCAGCGTCCTGGCCACGCCGTCGAGGCCGCCCTCGGCCGAGCGCACCACCAGGTAGCCCACCGGCAGCAGCGCCAGCGCCGCCGTCACGGCGGCGGGCGTCAGCAGTCCCGCGGGGATCCGGCGGACCGACATCTAGACCAGGCCCACGTCTTGCAGCATGGTGATGGTCTGCTCCAGCGAGTCGAGCTTGGACAGGTCCACCTCGGGGCCCTTGAGCGAGTCGAACGGGGGCAGCCCGGGGGCGGCCGGCACCCCGGTGATGAGCGGATACTCCTTGGTGGTGTCGGCGAAGTACTTCTGGGCGTCGGCGCCGAGGAGGTAGTCCATCGCCTTCCTGGCGGCCTCGCCGTGCTCGGTGCCCTTCAGCATGCCCACGCCCGCCACGTTGACCAGTGCCCCCGGGTCGCCGCCCGGCAGGTAGGCGAGCTTGGACGGCACGCCGTTCGGCCCGTTCTCGGCCACCTTCTCGTACCAGTAGTAGTGGTTGATCAGGCCGAGCTGGAGCTTGCCGTCGTCCACGGCGTTGAGGATCTCCACGTTGTTCGGGTAGGACCTGGTGCCGTTGGCCTTCATCGCCTCGAGCCACTGCCTGGCCCTGTCCTCGCCGGCGACCACCCGCAGCGCGGTGACGAAGGACTGGAACGACGCGTTGGTCGGGGACCAGCCGACCTTGTCCTTCCACTTGGGGCCGGTCAGCTCGAAGACGCTCTTGGGCGGGGCGGCGACCGTGCGGGGGTCGTAGACGATGACGCGGGAGCGGCCGGAGACCCCCACCCACGTCCCCTCCGAGCCGCGGTATCTGGCCGCGACCCGGTCCAGCAGCTCCGGGGGCACCGGCGCGAGCATCCGGTGCTTGCTCAGCGCCCCGAGCGCCCCGGCGTCCTGGGAGAAGAACACG comes from Streptosporangium roseum DSM 43021 and encodes:
- a CDS encoding ABC transporter ATP-binding protein; its protein translation is MRLTVTDVTKAFGGTQVLRGASLTVEEGDLAAVLGPSGCGKTTLLRIVAGFESLDSGSVAIGEREVSGLPPERRKVGIVPQEAALFPHLSVARNVGFGLPRGSSERVEECLELVGLAGFGDRMPHQISGGQQQRVALARALAPHPGVVLLDEPFNALDRSLRVSVRDEVRAALKRAGATAVLVTHDQEEALSMADTVAVMREGRIVQEGTPASVYAAPRDLGVATFVGEAVVLAATADHGVASCVLGDLPQRANGVAGKGRVALRPEQFVLREPGEGVGGLVERVEFFGHDAAITVALEPGTMIRARTRGDVPHRPGDRVGVTVEGPVLFFPE
- a CDS encoding ABC transporter permease — protein: MSVRRIPAGLLTPAAVTAALALLPVGYLVVRSAEGGLDGVARTLLRARTLELALRSLGLAAVVTALCVAIGISLAWLVIRSDLPGRGFFGILAALPLAVPSYVAAYTWVAAVDLEGFTGSVLVLTLCSYPYVYLPVAAALSRMDPATEEVALSLGRGRSGVVLRQLRPSAAAGALLVAMYVLAEFGAVAIMRFDVFTTQIYTSYRAGFNRTPAAVLGLLLVLITLLIVVAESRSRGRASYAMRGNPARRPPVIRLRAGTRAFALAWATALAGLAVGFPLAGIGYWLLNGSSARVDLGELSGAVGATLGVAAAGALLTTALAVPVGIIAARYRGRTATFLEQSTYVGHSLPGIVMALSLVFFAVRYVPAVYQRSPLLVVAYAVLFMPAAVGAVRASVLQSPPVLEEVARSLGRTPLQAVRAVTLPLALPGVLAGAALVFLTAMKELPATLLLRPTGMETLATQLWAETGSGAYAAAAPYAALLMLLAAVPGFLLGRRSLKETS
- a CDS encoding iron ABC transporter substrate-binding protein produces the protein MSLRKLVATALVPLALLASACGGDGGDGQSFGDDSLVIYSGRNKNLVGPLIDKLRTATGLDVQVRYGDSAELAAQILEEGADSRADVFFSQDAGALGALSKHRMLAPVPPELLDRVAARYRGSEGTWVGVSGRSRVIVYDPRTVAAPPKSVFELTGPKWKDKVGWSPTNASFQSFVTALRVVAGEDRARQWLEAMKANGTRSYPNNVEILNAVDDGKLQLGLINHYYWYEKVAENGPNGVPSKLAYLPGGDPGALVNVAGVGMLKGTEHGEAARKAMDYLLGADAQKYFADTTKEYPLITGVPAAPGLPPFDSLKGPEVDLSKLDSLEQTITMLQDVGLV